A single window of Solea solea chromosome 9, fSolSol10.1, whole genome shotgun sequence DNA harbors:
- the LOC131466099 gene encoding spindlin-1-like — MSKKRGRKRSSGELSDTLSPDPNSILGVRIQHNWREKGNQSKWKGTVLDRLSVNPSLFMVKYDGFDCVYGIELFKDERVSNLQVLTEKVANNKIKIPTGAEDLVGKAVEHLFEKEDGEKNEWRGMVLSRAPIMTNWYYITYEKDPVLYMYQLWDDYADGDLRILPEAENKHLLPADRKPGEETESLVGKQVEYVTDKGVKRTGLVIYQVPAKPSVYYIKYDDDFHIHVYDLVKTT; from the exons AAAGCGAAGCAGCGGGGAACTGAGTGACACACTAAGCCCAGACCCTAACAGCATCCTGGGAGTTCGTATTCAGCATAACTGGCGTGAGAAGGGAAATCAGAGCAAATGGAAGGGAACAGTGCTCGACAGGCTGAGTGTAAATCCTTCTCTCTTCATGGTGAAGTACGACGGCTTTGACTGTGTCTACGGCATCGAGCTGTTCAAGGATGAGAGAGTGTCCAACTTGCAAGTCCTGACAGAAAAAGTTG caaacaacaaaatcaagaTACCAACAGGGGCTGAGGACCTGGTGGGCAAAGCTGTGGAACATCTGTTTGAAAaggaggatggagagaagaATGAATGGAGAGGGATGGTTCTCTCCAGAGCTCCCATCATGACCAATTGGTATTATATAACATATGAAAAGGACCCTGTTCTTTATATGTACCAGCTGTGGGATGACTATGCTGATGGCGACCTCAGGATTCTGCCTGAAGCAG AAAACAAGCACCTGTTGCCTGCGGACAGGAAGCCAGGAGAAGAGACGGAGAGTCTGGTGGGGAAACAAGTGGAGTATGTAACAGACAAGGGTGTGAAGAGAACTGGCCTGGTCATCTACCAGGTCCCAGCCAAACCCTCTGTCTACTATATCAAATATGATGATGACTTTCATATCCATGTGTATGACCTGGTCAAAACCACCTAG
- the micos13 gene encoding MICOS complex subunit MIC13, translated as MAPKILPLVKLATKVTIAGGALYIACDSGLLGSSEQGSVALDKAKAALPPAIQDWMKYFGLEAQLPTMPKIEFTPVQTWNSGVRWTISSLSEAPTKATEYSHQGVQYLKDLTK; from the exons ATGGCACCAAAGATTCTGCCCTTGGTGAA ATTGGCTACCAAGGTGACCATCGCAGGAGGAGCTTTGTATATTGCCTGTGACTCTGGTTTGTTGGGGAGTAGTGAGCAGGGATCAGTGGCCCTGGACAAGGCAAAGGCTGCATTACCTCCAGCAATACAGGACTGGATGAAGTACTTTGGCCTGGAG gCTCAGCTTCCAACCATGCCGAAGATCGAATTTACCCCTGTCCAGACATGGAACTCTG GTGTGCGGTGGACAATTTCATCGCTTTCAGAGGCTCCAACAAAGGCAACTGAATACTCGCATCAGGGTGTCCAGTATCTGAAAGATCTCACTAAGTGA